A region of the Paenibacillus sp. J23TS9 genome:
CATCTGTTGCACCCTCTACTTTCGTCGAGATGACGTGGAGCGGTGAAGGCGGAGATCCGGTACTGTGACCATGTTTAATATTAAAATAGCCCAAGGCATTCTGCCTTGGGTCTTTTGCGTTACAGAGGAAGCAGCGCCAGATTCATTTCAGATTCAAGTAAAAATAAGGTATTATTATAAATATATTCTATTTTCGTTTCTAATAAACTGAAATCCGCAACACACTATTGTATTAGATAAGGAGCGATACACGAATGAAAGTAAAGCGCATCGTAACCAATATACATACGCATGAGATTGCAGAAGCAAAACGCTTTTATCAGGATATCCTTGGTCTGGAGCTGCTCATGGATCATGGTTGGATCGCCACATACGGGTCAGAGGAGACAATGCAGATCCAGCTCAGCTTTGCCGCTGAGGGAGGCTCGGGTACGCCAACGCCGGATCTATCGATTGAAGTCGATGACGTGGAAGAAGCATATGAGCGCATGCAAAAAGCCGGATTCCATATAGAATATGGTCCGGTGGAAGAGCCTTGGGGCGTCCGCAGATTCTATGTGCGGGATCCTTTTGAAAGATTGGTGAACATCTTGACTCATATGTAACATGCTATGATTAGGCTAAAGATGGCGGTTATTAGATAGCTTCGAATTAAGCTCGTCTTCCAGCTTCGAAATTCTTCGATTCATTTTGTATAATACGGATGTGTAGATAAGAAAATTGATAATATAAAAGGCGATTTCATTGCTCAAAGTGATTTTCCTCCTCTATTCGATTATAAAAAAGCACTCCCCTATCTTCACGGATAACGGGAGTGCTTATTACAACCCTCAAATGGCGGTTTCCTGTATTATGCGATACCTTTCGAAGTTCTGACGCTTGGTAAGAGAGAACCACTCTTCCGCTCTACAAAAACTCGATTTCCAATATTATACATTGATATGTCATTAAATACAATGTCTTGACCCTCATCCGCAGACCCGGAAACAGCAAACGGCGTTTCGGCATCCAGAGATTCATACAATGAGATGCAGTCCCCTTTGCGCACATGGTGAATCTTAAGCGTCCCGGAAGGGTCATATTCCATATCGGATGTCAGCACTTTTTCGGACAACTCGGGGTAAAGTTCATCGAACAGCTCAAATCCATAGATGCGCGTATGCCCGCTGCCATCTACGCTCGTTTGTGCCGGTTCAATGATTTGGAGCCGAATATAGCGAGCCGTCACTCCCTCCGCAAGAATACGGTTGATCACGTCCTCCCGATTATCGACGATTTCATCAATGATCGCGAACTGTTCACCGTCCTGGCTAGCTAGAATTTGCGCATGCATCGTATTCCAGTACTTCGATTCCCTAGCCTCCGGATGGCCGCAGTTTATGATTCTATACTGTTTGATGGTCTTCAGTTCCTTCAGGTCCACCGTCAGATACGGTCGATGCTCGGTAGCGCACCATTTGCCGCTGCTGATGCTGCCGTCGATCGTTTTAGCTGCATTTTCGTTATCATTCACACTGCTTGAAGCTTCTGCTGTCACGCCAAGCGAGGATAAGGCAATATTTTTCCGGTCATAGTTCAGTTGAGGTGCCTCACCTTCCGTTCCGGCGTTTACAGCAATCTTAACGATCAATTCAGCGATCAACGGCTTGATGACATGCGTTCCGACATCTACGGTAAAATCAAACGGAATCTCTTCCTTCAAGCGGTTTACTTTGCAATTTTCCATAGCCGCGAGCTGTTTCTGAGCTTCCTCGTTATGTTTTTCCATATCCATCAGGTTTCCGGTCCGTAATGCGTTCCATGCCTGGATAACGTTTTGTCCAGATTGAGCCATCAGCTTGAAAGCAGCCAGGAACGGCTTCAGTTCCTCCACCAGATTGCGGTTTATGCACTGCTCTTCAATCCGATTTGCTGCCAGCTCCATGCGTTCAAAATGAGCTCGCAAACCGGCTGCAGGAGCTGAAGCATCCTGACCCGCTTCGATCGCCGCAATAAATTCTTTTACATCCTCTTTCAAATACCACGATTCATCAAAAAGGAAATCTCCGCTGACACCGCCATCGTCTTTCAGGTAAGAGCTATTGGATGCGAAAATCTCCAAATCTTCCGCAACCTCGGGCGTGATCGCTTTGAAGGAAGCAGAAAAGCTGGTATTTGTATCAAAAGCGTCGGTGTTCCAATTATGATCGGCAATGCAGAAAAGCGCCTGTTTGGAAGCTTGAGCCTGGTTCATCGGGTTTGAGAAGAAACCATTGACATTATCCAGATCGGAGCTTAGATTCTCGATTTTGCCCATCAAAATTTTGGAATCGCAGTAGTCATTGACCGGGTAGTTCCACCATACAGAGAGATTGCGGTCAGAGCCGATTTGTCGTATGGGAGAATCGTATTGCTCCTTGGAAATGTTGGACATCGTCGCCGCGCCGGTCCACATGATTTCAACGTCCTCATGCAGCGTTTCGACAAATGGTTTGAAATAATCCGTCATGGATGGACCCCATGCTTCGCAATACCTCGTGCCTACGGTAATCAGAGGGCGGATATCCCCTTTTGCCTTCACGAATTCGCTATCGATACGGTTAATGAACGCTGCCTGCTGCCCGCCATTTGGAACGCCGACCAAATCATCGAATAATACGCCGAATTGGCGCACACCAAGTCCATACAACTGCTCCAGTTTATTTAACACGGATACAAAATCTTCTTCAATGGACAGATCAATGGAATCTCCCGGATGAATCGTCCAGACGAAATTCAAATTGTTGGCATGGCCTGCAGCAGCCAGTTCCGCAATATCCTTCGCTTTGTCTTCCGGATACAGATCTCTCCAATGCTTGCGGTGATAAGGATCATCTTTCGGAGCGTAGATATATGTATTCAGCTTCTGCTCGCCGCCAAACGCCATCAGATCCATCCGGTCCGCATGACTCCATGGATAGCCGTAAAAACCTTCGACATAGCCGCGGTACAAAATTTCCGGATAGTCCTCAATCATACAGGACTTCAGGATCCCGTTTGGGGATTGCTTCAGCATCTGGGACAACGTGACTGCTCCATAATGGATACCGTCGCTGTCATAACCGATAATTACAACCTGAGCTCCTGAGGTATTTCCACGGACTTGCAAGTTGTATCCTTCTTTATGATTACAAAGTGAGTCCACATCGGCATCTGAATCGGAAAGGCTGTCGGCTTGTCCGCTCAAAGCTAGAACAATGTTGGACTGTCCCTCCTTGAATTGACTCGAAACGGTGCTGCTAAGCCCAAGATCATTCAGCTCTTTTTGCAGCTTAGGTAGTGTAGCTGCTTTCAGTTCGGACTTGACAACAATGTGGATGGTATCCGAAAGTTTTGACTCTCCGCTTAGTGGAGTTACCTTTTGAGGAACCGGATAAAGTTCATACAGGTTGTGTGGGTCTTGGTTCGTATTTTGCATAGTAATGTGCTCCCCTCTTGTCCATCATATTCATAATATCTATTATATCAATTAAGTCTTTTTGATGGCTACCTATTGAATGTTACAATTTCACCCGGGCATTCTTTGTTTTGGGAGAAGCAGCCCTATAAAAAGAGTGTGCCTCCATATGGAGAGCACACTCTTTCGTATTTTATTCTTTTATTCCCCTTAGAATAACACCGTTTGAGCCAACAGCTAAAAACTGCTTGCCATCCCAAGTGATGGACTTCAAATCTTTTAGAGTTGGAGAATACACCGCCTTCCATTTCGCTACGCGATCAGCCATGTAGATCACTCCGTTTAATCCAACGACTGTTACCGTTCCATCCCCGCTTACCGCAAGATCCTTGAATCCTGCATTTTTGAGAGAAAGTACCGTCTTCCAGCTTGTTCCGTTCGCGGACTCCAGGATGCTGTCGCGATTAATACCTATAAATTGGGAGCCTGTCCAAATGCTCTTTTGGATGGAACCATTCCATGTTTCGAGCTTCTTTCCGTCTAGATTGATATCGGTTTGTTTCCAGTTCACTCCGTCCGTCGATTTATAGTAGGAATATTTACTTTCTTGATACCCGATCCATATTTTCCCGTTCGCAGCGACAGGAACCGGCTGCAGCCCTGGAGTGGATGACCAGTTTTTCCCGTCTGTGCTGGACTTCATTTCTGTTGCTGTGATTATTCGGATCTGACCATTTACGATGGATATGTTGTCTATATGCTCTTTGGCGACCCCATTAAGAGTCTGCAATTGTCCGTTCATGTAAAGAAAGCTTTCCTGAGAAGGGGTGCTGCTTATGCCATAAGGAACAAACATCCCGTTGCCACTAGTTAACGAATAAAACGAAGTTTCGGGAATGATTGCAGAATCCGCTGCAGACCAGCTGCTTCCATCGGTTGATGTCAGGATGCTCCCTACGCCTGCTATCATATATGCATTTTGGGAATAGGCGATTCCGTACAAATCATTATATTTCCCCGCTGCCTCCAGGCTCCACTTCTCGTCAAGCCCTTTGGCGGTGCGAATGACTCCCCCGTCTCCTACACCTATATAATGACTGCCTAACTTCTTCAAACCATTGATATTCCCTTCCAGCCCGATAGTATGTACGGAGAAAAAGGCTGGTGTACTCCCCCTTTCCTGCGTTTTTTCTTTCCATGTGATCCCGTCATAGGATTGCATTATATATCCACTACGACCGCCGACGATGAATTGCTCGCCATCCCAAGATATACTGTTTAATGCTACGTTACTGATTCGCTTACCTGCTTTATAATTGATCCCATCCGTGGAAGTATATACTACACCTCCTATGGCCTGGCCCGACCCCGAGCTTCCATCCCAACCAACCGCGACGATTAGCTTGCCGTTCGTTGCAAACTCATCGATGCTCCCGTAAAATTTCTTATCGCTATGATATGTCCATGACTTTAAGTTTTGAGATACGAATACGCCTTTATCAACCTTTACAATCCATTTATTCTGAAACTTCACAAGTTTATAAGGATCCCAGGTGGCAATATGTTCTTTGGTAATCAGCGGTACTAGATCCCAAGACACTCCTTGCTTAGAGGTTGCTACTGCAGGAAATGCGGAGTTGTACGTATCAAATTTAAAGGTGACTTCCCCGGACGCGACGTACTGTTCGCCATCCCAGATCACATCATGCCAGTCTGTATTTATAGGGTTTAATTTGGTCTTACCCTCAGGCTTGTTCTTATAATAATCATTAAATTGATACAATAGCCAGTTACCTTGAATTTTACCCGACTCCCAATTCACTCCGTCCTTGGTTCTTGCAAGTACACCATGATCTCCAGCAATGATCGCTGTTGTTCCATTATCTGCTGCCGCCTTCAAATTTGCTTTTTGCGGGAAGGATTGGATTCTCCACTCACCTTCGGAAACACGGCGCTGTATCGTCGAATCGTTACCAATAGCAAAAATCACCCCATTAGATAGCCCGACAACATCATTCAATGGCGTGCTTTCTTTTCCGGATTGCTCCGTCCATTTCCATCCGGCTGCAGCAGCCGCAGGCTCCGAACCATAGATCAATCCGGTTAGTAAAATGGACAACATGACGATCATCGTTGTTTTATGTATTTTATTTCTTGGCCAAACTTTCACTTCATCCAGCTCCTTCTTCTAGTTATAAAGCAAGTAATTATATCTTGGTGCGATAATGAAATTGTCATATATTGACGACAATATTAGAATTATACAATTGATCAACTTCCTTAAACAGGGGCTT
Encoded here:
- a CDS encoding VOC family protein, whose translation is MKVKRIVTNIHTHEIAEAKRFYQDILGLELLMDHGWIATYGSEETMQIQLSFAAEGGSGTPTPDLSIEVDDVEEAYERMQKAGFHIEYGPVEEPWGVRRFYVRDPFERLVNILTHM
- a CDS encoding beta-N-acetylglucosaminidase domain-containing protein codes for the protein MQNTNQDPHNLYELYPVPQKVTPLSGESKLSDTIHIVVKSELKAATLPKLQKELNDLGLSSTVSSQFKEGQSNIVLALSGQADSLSDSDADVDSLCNHKEGYNLQVRGNTSGAQVVIIGYDSDGIHYGAVTLSQMLKQSPNGILKSCMIEDYPEILYRGYVEGFYGYPWSHADRMDLMAFGGEQKLNTYIYAPKDDPYHRKHWRDLYPEDKAKDIAELAAAGHANNLNFVWTIHPGDSIDLSIEEDFVSVLNKLEQLYGLGVRQFGVLFDDLVGVPNGGQQAAFINRIDSEFVKAKGDIRPLITVGTRYCEAWGPSMTDYFKPFVETLHEDVEIMWTGAATMSNISKEQYDSPIRQIGSDRNLSVWWNYPVNDYCDSKILMGKIENLSSDLDNVNGFFSNPMNQAQASKQALFCIADHNWNTDAFDTNTSFSASFKAITPEVAEDLEIFASNSSYLKDDGGVSGDFLFDESWYLKEDVKEFIAAIEAGQDASAPAAGLRAHFERMELAANRIEEQCINRNLVEELKPFLAAFKLMAQSGQNVIQAWNALRTGNLMDMEKHNEEAQKQLAAMENCKVNRLKEEIPFDFTVDVGTHVIKPLIAELIVKIAVNAGTEGEAPQLNYDRKNIALSSLGVTAEASSSVNDNENAAKTIDGSISSGKWCATEHRPYLTVDLKELKTIKQYRIINCGHPEARESKYWNTMHAQILASQDGEQFAIIDEIVDNREDVINRILAEGVTARYIRLQIIEPAQTSVDGSGHTRIYGFELFDELYPELSEKVLTSDMEYDPSGTLKIHHVRKGDCISLYESLDAETPFAVSGSADEGQDIVFNDISMYNIGNRVFVERKSGSLLPSVRTSKGIA